A part of Fundulus heteroclitus isolate FHET01 chromosome 23, MU-UCD_Fhet_4.1, whole genome shotgun sequence genomic DNA contains:
- the LOC105926288 gene encoding gap junction beta-1 protein: protein MNWGTFYAVISGVNRHSTGIGRIWLSVIFIFRILVLVVAAESVWGDEKSGFTCNTQQPGCNSVCYDQFFPISHIRLWALQLILVSTPALLVAMHVAHRRHVDKKALKRSGRGSPKELEHIKNQKFQITGALWWTYMISIVFRLILEVAFLYIFYMIYPDFKMVRLVKCDSYPCPNTVDCFVSRPTEKTIFTVFMLAVSGVCVLLNLAEVVYLISRACKRCMSRPEDESKAAWITQRLSSYRQNEINQLIADQSLKSKLTMAKKNPAEKGERCSAF, encoded by the coding sequence ATGAACTGGGGGACCTTTTATGCCGTGATCAGCGGTGTAAACAGACATTCCACCGGCATCGGACGCATTTGGCTCTCCGTCATCTTTATCTTCCGCATCCTGGTGCTGGTGGTTGCCGCCGAGAGCGTCTGGGGCGACGAGAAGTCCGGCTTCACCTGCAACACCCAGCAGCCCGGCTGCAACAGCGTCTGCTACGACCAGTTCTTCCCCATCTCGCACATCCGGCTGTGGGCTCTCCAGCTCATCCTGGTTTCCACCCCTGCGCTGCTGGTGGCCATGCACGTGGCCCACCGGCGACACGTCGACAAGAAGGCCCTGAAAAGGTCGGGCCGCGGCAGCCCCAAGGAGCTGGAGCACATCAAGAACCAGAAGTTTCAGATCACAGGAGCTCTTTGGTGGACATACATGATCAGCATCGTCTTCAGACTCATCCTCGAGGTGGCGTTCCTCTACATCTTCTACATGATCTACCCTGACTTTAAAATGGTGCGTTTGGTGAAATGTGACTCGTACCCCTGCCCCAACACGGTGGACTGCTTCGTCTCCAGACCGACAGAGAAGACCATATTCACGGTGTTCATGCTGGCCGTGTCCGGGGTGTGCGTGCTGCTCAACCTGGCCGAGGTGGTTTACCTCATAAGCAGGGCCTGCAAACGGTGCATGAGTCGCCCCGAGGACGAGTCCAAAGCAGCTTGGATAACTCAAAGGTTGTCTTCGTACAGACAAAATGAAATCAATCAGCTGATAGCAGATCAGTCTCTGAAGTCAAAGTTAACCATGGCCAAGAAGAACCCGGCCGAAAAGGGCGAGAGGTGCTCTGCCTTCTGA
- the LOC105926109 gene encoding uncharacterized protein LOC105926109: protein MASRKMADFRLPRSSRLVQKAQLIYKLYLLENARENLEQELRDFVDKAYEEVHGVLNSNVPTSATGDVTAALDKKYKAIVKLSASLKNHKAEHQTFTGVSFNYFQPLRAALSQQQLKLSLHSLQPSVQQHGSAQTASSSISKPNQKAVSEDKNQEVSTHILPAVIQSNVINEEESKVLLPSFQDGFPAISECRSKFQVLWGDSSDFQVPYQTPTSSQLLCFLKVKAETECSLEDTFSGSTKSKRKADNSDAPPGTSPDVNTKSYRLTHVVTEDQAPKMLPANTNQAPVFRPKRVRSGSLIYSFVIASETELWDVGDILIEVLMQESPHGSPSEREKHQDALAQVENASVFTELKSDALRCTQPGLKNSFGHSDRLAANHVNIPQFEIRKFEEAEVLVSHVFSPTNFYIQNIGSSEKLEPLFRDLKASDICAEQNYIPDIGAQVICWLPQKEQWCRAEVVRISGVSRGDNNASDGAGRESSINVEVRRLDHGDSSCVSLSNIRELTPEIAALPLQALQVSLAHVTPVNGGDWTEEAVAWFKAMVHDRALYARLYPQGPTVTAELFLEKGKLGAMRRGASLSLRLAQNGHAHHSKLKNHCLVKKSAVQLKMREQESKWEKYLLSCYSQSKLCSLK, encoded by the exons ATGGCGTCTCGGAAGATGGCTGACTTCCGCCTACCGCGTTCATCCAGATTAGTCCAGAAGGCACAgttaatttacaagctgtatttgCTGGAAAACGCTCGAGAAAACCTGGAGCAAGAACTTCGGGACTTCGTTGACAAG GCATATGAAGAGGTGCATGGTGTCCTCAACTCAAATGTCCCAACCAGCGCGACAGGAGATGTCACTGCGGCTCTGGACAAAAAGTACAAAGCAATTGTGAAGCTCTCAGCTTCATTAAAGAACCATAAAGCTG AGCACCAAACATTCACTGGGGTGAGCTTCAACTACTTTCAGCCACTGAGAGCCGCCCTGTCCCAGCAGCAGCTTAAGCTTTCCCTCCACTCCCTGCAGCCTTCAGTGCAGCAACATGGCAGCGCTCAGACTGCAAGCTCCTCCATttcaaagccaaaccaaaaggCTGTTTCCGAAGACAAGAACCAAGAAGTCTCCACGCACATCCTACCTGCCGTTATTCAGAGCAATGTGATCAATGAAGAGGAGTCAAAAGTGCTTCTACCGTCCTTCCAGGACGGGTTCCCGGCGATATCAGAGTGCCGCTCTAAGTTTCAAGTATTGTGGGGCGATAGCAGCGATTTCCAGGTGCCATACCAAACGCCaacttcctcccagctgctgtgcTTTCTTAAAGTGAAAGCTGAGACCGAATGTTCACTTGAGGACACCTTTTCAGGGTCTACGAAAAGCAAACGCAAGGCAGACAATTCAGATGCTCCACCGGGAACGTCACCTGACGTCAACACAAAAAGCTACCGTCTCACACATGTTGTGACAGAGGATCAAGCCCCTAAAATGTTGCCTGCCAACACTAACCAAGCTCCTGTTTTCAGACCAAAAAGAGTCCGCTCTGGATCTTTGATCTACAGTTTCGTCATCGCCTCAGAAACTGAACTATGGGATGTAGGAGACATCCTTATAGAAGTTTTGATGCAGGAATCTCCACACGGCAGTCCTTCGGAAAGGGAAAAACACCAAGATGCTTTGGCTCAAGTGGAGAACGCTTCCGTATTTACAGAATTAAAATCAGACGCTCTACGGTGCACACAACCGGGACTCAAGAACAGCTTCGGTCATTCAGATAGGCTGGCAGCCAATCATGTAAACATTCCCCAATTCGAGATCAGGAAGTTTGAGGAGGCTGAAGTTTTGGTGTCTCACGTCTTCAGTCCCACCAACTTCTACATCCAAAACATCGGCTCCTCTGAGAAACTAGAGCCTCTTTTCAGGGA CCTTAAAGCCAGTGATATATGCGCTGAGCAGAACTACATTCCAGACATTGGGGCTCAGGTCATCTGCTGGCTTCCCCAAAAGGAACAGTGGTGTAGAGCTGAGGTGGTGAGGATTTCTGGAGTGAGTAGAGGAG ATAATAACGCTAGTGATGGGGCTGGGAGAGAGTCGTCCATAAACGTGGAGGTGAGAAGGTTGGACCACGGCGACAGTTCCTGCGTGTCACTCTCTAATATTAGGGAGCTCACCCCAGAAATAGCAGCGCTGCCACTTCAGGCTCTGCAGGTTTCTCTGGCTCAT GTGACCCCCGTTAATGGTGGGGATTGGACTGAGGAGGCGGTGGCTTGGTTCAAAGCGATGGTACATGATAGGGCACTCTATGCCAGGCTTTACCCACAGGGGCCCACAGTTACAGCCGAGCTGTTCCTGGAAAAGGGCAAACTTGGAGCTATGAG gaggGGAGCGTCTCTTTCTTTGAGATTAGCCCAAAATGGACATGCACACCACAGCAAACTGAAGAACCACTGTCTTGTGAAAAAGA GTGCTGTTCAACTTAAGATGAGGGAACAGGAGTCTAAATGGGAAAAATATCTCCTCTCGTGCTACTCTCAAAGTAAACTCTGCTCGCTGAAATGA
- the LOC105926200 gene encoding gap junction alpha-3 protein, whose translation MGDWNLLGKLLEKAQEHSTVVGKVWLTVLFIFRILVLSAATEKVWGDEQSGFTCDTKQPGCENVCYDITFPISHVRFWVLQIIFVSTPTLIYLGHILHLVRMEEKHKEKDREKQQHAVDAHHKKALIRDEKGRVRLQGELLRTYVFNVIFKTLFEVGFIVAQYLLYGFELKPMYTCDRPPCPNVVNCYISRPTEKTIFIIFMLGVASVSLFLNLVEIYHLGFTKCRQGITFRRGQQNLQSISKGPSEGPVPLVPSYDDYFRGHQQVQSAFPPVPSYNLSPLSEGTDSSFHPYHSKAAYKQNKDNLAVERSSSKPEECDLKGKKGSGSAPGSPTQTRSGYSGKHSSSRTRIDDLKI comes from the coding sequence ATGGGAGACTGGAACCTGCTTGGAAAGCTTCTGGAAAAAGCCCAGGAGCACTCCACTGTGGTCGGAAAAGTCTGGCTCACCGTCCTGTTCATCTTCCGCATCCTCGTCCTGAGCGCCGCCACCGAGAAGGTGTGGGGCGACGAGCAGTCGGGGTTCACCTGCGACACCAAGCAGCCCGGTTGCGAGAACGTTTGCTACGACATCACCTTCCCCATCTCCCACGTCCGCTTCTGGGTGCTGCAGATCATCTTCGTGTCGACGCCCACCCTCATCTATCTGGGCCACATCCTCCACCTGGTGCGGATGGAGGAGAAGCACAAGGAGAAAGACAGGGAGAAGCAACAACATGCTGTAGACGCTCATCACAAGAAAGCTCTCATAAGGGACGAGAAAGGACGAGTGCGACTTCAGGGGGAGCTCTTGCGCACATATgtctttaatgttatttttaaaacattgtttgagGTGGGTTTCATTGTAGCCCAATACCTCTTGTATGGTTTTGAGCTGAAACCCATGTATACATGTGACAGACCACCTTGCCCCAATGTGGTTAACTGCTACATATCCCGCCCCACCGAGAAAActatcttcatcatcttcatgCTCGGGGTGGCCAGTGTGTCGCTGTTCCTTAACCTAGTAGAGATCTACCACCTGGGATTCACCAAGTGCCGCCAGGGCATCACCTTCAGGAGGGGTCAACAGAACCTGCAGAGCATCTCCAAGGGGCCCAGCGAGGGTCCTGTGCCGCTTGTGCCGAGCTACGATGACTACTTCCGAGGGCACCAACAAGTCCAGTCAGCTTTTCCGCCGGTACCCAGCTATAACCTGTCCCCCCTGTCCGAGGGCACCGACTCGTCCTTCCACCCTTACCACAGCAAGGCGGCCTACAAGCAGAACAAGGACAATTTGGCGGtggagaggagcagcagcaagCCGGAAGAGTGTGacctgaaggggaaaaaaggatcaGGGTCAGCCCCCGGATCTCCTACGCAGACCAGGTCCGGCTATAGCGGCAAGCACAGCAGCAGCCGGACTAGAATAGATGATCTGAAGATATGA